One Trichomycterus rosablanca isolate fTriRos1 chromosome 12, fTriRos1.hap1, whole genome shotgun sequence DNA window includes the following coding sequences:
- the LOC134324559 gene encoding sterile alpha motif domain-containing protein 9-like: protein MAETEAVEKNSKGEIPFKFPADIKDWKKEHVRDWIHGLPDVDSESANILCNNDITGPSLLLLEKSDLLNIGIKLGPAILIIDKREELKSYQVNRQQNPIANLCKPYPFNRFHSAHRYKENSILDVIETGPLNLIEPCHEYKAFVNFNDVTEKDKLNKFTDEVIRFASACMNSRTNGTIHFGVGDLPDYEHGQILGTYVENREAFETARVEAIKGHFEGNQINVAEKCIKPPRFVEVLDADKFLAKYVIEVDVEPLSFICNESSFHVYKINSRKYKKSGKGVGAKLYYIRDSSSSRNLLSESSSEEYRKHIENMPHLSQMRKEAEKKHLTNVKDSVQGSKLCEMLTGGSHSLDKSNFEQYILVTNKSHLVQRESLSFLLDLNLTAVLDFDPESADTGLKKVFEERNTNVHKPVNYKITEAVEDIACKLKLTRTTSWVFCNGEVNDEQPSDLGNWLREKGSSARDVVSFLCRKEVLPHKKFLVIFTLLSDVTDIHDPLLETFSMFWQELNGTKQILCICENESSYIHWNELINCRYSVDISKRCIYELSLAEINGTVLNLWSENRKLDRFLPGGCGKVLLPKKVEGSLDTLNVLCVNQCEGGNEDKLQLEESFYKGGKVSWWNFYFSEQAGSVPFIKRDKVDYIIDTMIPDMCSLRKACVRLNVCHITGCGGTTLAMHVLWNVKEKFRCAVLKNNAADYADVAQQVVTLLTFEKNEQQAQLPVLLMIDDFKDINDINDLQQHIETECLKKVVTFRFPQVILLNCMRTDRIEQTEATDDTVFIGNKLSENEKKFFEKKLEEIEKIYTNAETFYGFMILKTDFSTKYIQGVVKNTLKGFNFKNKHAQLIAVLVLLECYSKSAGLSVSVCEEFLGPPHSSSCKVEDGFEKFSTLVTRCLVESSVKFEAIKVIHSSVAEHCLEELTDTFNVYKEQIITFLITTDVFYSCIQGKKKLKQDVHNMLVKRSATSKFSPLIQDIAKETPGLEEKVLLNAEKRLGNNAVMFQLLSRYYYLKKKDYREANPWAKKARDLQKDSSYFCDTCAQVIKHELKDAISNDKDNPIKADRLEEYLKMAESATEVFKETQAIAKKEISDQYQGKRDFSPYNTAGHLGELQVAVMVIDILQRCPLFSVDVLCQILSGKTKIDDVKAQDPDQTTNTSYYNVLPKFEDLLYNLKHNMKNQFDFFDSYFVNLRPYHPEIDQHKLNLRQKTSKCFQEYANLFLSSESQEMSRNQAWGIMNQIEEKRLFLEKSKADSFSGLLDCFYSINSAENIEQIATYYRFILDKSENRCCKDTVNYFYANIVLSQVKPESRHLLSYKKLVSLLFQTLSCPTPSSESLPLHFIAVMMAWPETGGKSSDKLGSYITQMRNSFDNTMKHVCHGKRATIHFYLGRKTGYMRLIPQKDIDECVGPENTIVSQLQSGKLWKHDRVINMLLRVTGTISKDYIMAETSNANLKVEVLPFFKSQLGKRPGSRVSFFVGFSMNGPIAVDVQPVM from the exons ATGGCTGAGACAGAAGCTGTGGAAAAG AACAGTAAAGGCGAAATACCATTCAAATTTCCTGCCGATATTAAGGACTGGAAGAAAGAACATGTGAGAGATTGGATTCATGGATTACCAGATGTGGACAGTGAAAGTGCAAATATTTTGTGTAATAACGACATTACTGGGCCTAGTCTTTTATTGCTGGAGAAGTCTGATCTTCTAAATATAGGCATTAAGCTGGGTCCAGCAATACTGATTATTGACAAGAGAGAGGAACTGAAGTCTTATCaggtaaacagacaacagaacCCAATTGCTAATTTATGCAAGCCCTACCCTTTCAACAGATTTCACTCTGCCCACAGATACAAGGAAAACAGCATACTTGATGTAATAGAAACAGGTCCTCTAAACCTCATAGAGCCATGCCATGAGTATAAAGCATTTGTCAATTTCAATGATGTGACGGAAAAAGATAAATTGAATAAGTTTACAGATGAAGTTATAAGATTTGCTTCTGCCTGCATGAATAGCCGCACTAATGGTACTATTCATTTTGGTGTTGGAGATTTACCAGACTACGAACATGGGCAAATTTTGGGTACTTACGTTGAAAACAGAGAAGCATTTGAAACAGCGCGAGTTGAAGCAATTAAGGGCCATTTTGAAGGTAATCAAATCAATGTGGcagaaaaatgtattaaacCTCCTAGATTTGTTGAGGTACTTGATGCAGATAAATTCTTAGCAAAGTATGTCATTGAGGTTGACGTTGAGCCATTATCCTTTATTTGCAACGAAAGCTCATTTCACGTTTACAAGATAAACtcaagaaaatataaaaaatcagGCAAAGGTGTGGGTGCAAAATTATATTACATTCgagatagtagtagtagcagaaaTCTGCTCAGTGAATCTTCTTCAGAAGAGTACCGCAAACATATTGAAAACATGCCGCATTTGTCCCAGATGAGGAAAGAAGCTGAGAAAAAACACCTTACCAATGTTAAAGACAGTGTGCAGGGTTCTAAGCTTTGTGAGATGCTAACAGGAGGTTCTCATTCTCTGGACAAATCTAATTTTGAGCAGTACATTCTAGTTACCAACAAATCCCATTTAGTTCAAAGAGAATCACTGTCATTCCTTCTAGACCTGAACCTGACAGCTGTTTTGGACTTTGATCCAGAATCTGCCGACACTGGCTTAAAAAAGGTGTTTGAGGAGAGAAACACTAATGTTCATAAACCTGTGAATTATAAAATCACAGAGGCAGTTGAGGATATAGCATGTAAGCTTAAGCTAACCAGAACCACTAGCTGGGTTTTCTGTAATGGAGAAGTGAATGATGAACAACCCTCTGATCTTGGTAACTggctgagagagaaagggtccTCTGCCCGTGATGTGGTGTCATTTCTTTGTCGAAAAGAAGTGTTGCCTCACAAGAAATTTCTTGTAATATTTACGCTGTTAAGTGATGTTACTGACATACATGATCCTCTGCTTGAGACTTTCAGTATGTTTTGGCAGGAGCTGAATGGTACGAAGCAAATCTTATGCATATGTGAAAATGAAAGTTCATATATTCACTGGAATGAACTCATTAATTGTCGATATAGTGTAGACATTTCTAAAAGATGCATTTATGAGCTCAGCCTTGCTGAGATTAATGGCACTGTGCTCAATCTTTGGTCAGAAAATCGAAAATTAGATAGATTTTtgcctggtgggtgtggtaaaGTTCTGTTACCCAAGAAAGTGGAGGGCAGTTTAGATACACTGAATGTTCTTTGTGTAAACCAGTGCGAAGGAGGCAATGAGGACAAACTCCAATTGGAGGAAAGTTTTTACAAGGGAGGGAAGGTGTCTTGGTGGAACTTCTACTTTTCAGAGCAGGCTGGATCAGTGCCATTTATCAAACGAGACAAGGTTGACTACATCATTGATACTATGATACCAGATATGTGCTCCCTCAGGAAAGCTTGTGTTCGTTTGAACGTATGTCATATCACTGGTTGTGGAGGAACTACTCTAGCCATGCATGTCTTGTGGAATGTAAAAGAGAAATTTCGTTGTGCTGTATTAAAAAACAATGCAGCTGATTATGCTGATGTAGCCCAACAAGTAGTTACCTTGTTGACTTTTGAGAAAAATGAGCAACAAGCTCAGCTTCCGGTTTTGCTCATGATTGATGACTTTAAAGACATTAATGATATAAATGATCTCCAACAGCACATTGAAACAGAATGTCTAAAAAAAGTGGTTACCTTCAGGTTTCCCCAAGTCATACTTTTAAATTGCATGAGAACAGACCGGATTGAACAAACTGAAGCAACAGATGATACAGTTTTCATCGGCAACAAACTATcagagaatgaaaaaaaattcTTTGAGAAAAAGTTGGAGGAAATTGAAAAAATCTACACAAATGCTGAAACATTCTATGGTTTCATGATCCTGAAAACAGATTTTTCAACAAAGTATATACAGGGTGTTGTCAAAAATACCCTGAAGGGCtttaactttaaaaataaacatgcacAACTAATCGCAGTTTTAGTACTTTTGGAATGCTACAGCAAGAGTGCAGGTTTGTCAGTTTCAGTTTGTGAAGAATTTCTAGGTCCACCACATTCTAGTTCATGCAAAGTGGAGGATGGCTTTGAAAAGTTTTCCACTCTTGTTACACGGTGCTTAGTAGAGTCTTCTGTGAAGTTTGAGGCTATAAAGGTGATCCACTCAAGTGTGGCAGAACACTGTTTAGAAGAACTTACAGATACATTTAATGTATATAAAGAACAAATAATTACATTCCTGATCACAACAGATGTGTTTTACAGTTGCAttcagggaaaaaaaaaactcaagcaAGATGTCCACAATATGTTGGTTAAAAGGTCAGCTACTTCCAAGTTTTCACCTCTTATCCAAGACATTGCAAAGGAGACTCCTGGACTTGAAGAAAAGGTTTTACTCAATGCTGAAAAACGCTTGGGTAACAATGCAGTAATGTTCCAGCTTCTTTCAAGGTACTATTATCTGAAGAAAAAAGACTATAGAGAGGCAAACCCGTGGGCAAAAAAGGCAAGAGATCTTCAGAAGGATAGCTcctacttttgtgatacatgTGCACAAGTAATTAAGCACGAGCTGAAAGATGCCATCAGCAATGACAAAGACAATCCAATCAAAGCTGACAGATTGGAAGAGTATCTCAAAATGGCTGAGTCTGCCACAGAGGTTTTCAAAGAAACACAGGCCATTGCTAAAAAGGAAATTTCTGATCAATATCAAGGGAAAAGGGATTTTAGTCCCTATAACACAGCAGGTCACCTTGGTGAGCTGCAGGTTGCTGTAATGGTGATTGACATACTACAGAGGTGCCCATTATTTTCTGTAGATGTTCTGTGTCAGATTCTCTCAGGTAAAACAAAAAtagatgatgtgaaagcacaaGATCCAGATCAGACAACGAATACATCCTATTACAATGTATTGCCCAAGTTTGAAGATCTCCTTTATAACCTCAAACACAACATGAAAAACCAATTCGATTTCTTTGACAGTTATTTTGTCAACTTGAGGCCATATCATCCCGAAATAGATCAACACAAGTTGAATCTGCGACAGAAGACTTCCAAGTGCTTTCAAGAATATGCTAACCTTTTTttaagttcagaatctcaggaAATGAGTAGAAACCAAGCCTGGGGCATCATGAACCAGATTGAAGAAAAGAGACTGTTTCTGGAAAAGAGCAAAGCTGATTCTTTTAGTGGACTGCTTGACTGTTTTTACAGCATAAACTCCGCAGAAAACATTGAACAAATTGCTACATATTATAGGTTTATTTTAGATAAATCTGAAAATAGATGCTGTAAAGACACTGTCAACTACTTTTATGCAAATATTGTTCTCAGTCAAGTTAAACCTGAATCTCGGCACCTTCTGTCATACAAGAAGCTTGTTAGTCTGCTTTTTCAGACACTTTCATGTCCCACCCCTTCTAGTGAAAGCTTACCACTGCATTTCATTGCAGTTATGATGGCATGGCCTGAGACAGGTGGCAAATCAAGTGACAAGTTGGGGAGTTATATAACGCAGATGAGAAATTCTTTTGACAATACAATGAAACATGTTTGCCATGGCAAAAGAGCAACTATTCATTTTTACCTGGGAAGGAAAACAGGTTACATGCGTCTGATCCCTCAGAAGGATATTGATGAATGTGTGGGTCCAGAGAACACAATTGTATCTCAGTTGCAAAGTGGAAAGCTATGGAAACACGACAGAGTGATAAATATGCTCCTCAGAGTTACAGGAACAATTTCCAAAGACTACATTATGGCAGAAACATCCAATGCTAATTTGAAAGTTGAAGTTTTACCATTTTTCAAAAGTCAGTTAGGTAAAAGACCTGGATCCAGAGTATcattttttgttggtttttccATGAATGGGCCAATTGCGGTAGACGTTCAGCCTGTAATGTAG